From Osmerus eperlanus chromosome 28, fOsmEpe2.1, whole genome shotgun sequence, the proteins below share one genomic window:
- the mef2cb gene encoding myocyte enhancer factor 2cb, translating into MASAARELLSVPPENMTAVFTESSVDGELADVARASSVDDKGRDGVEAPSLFLPPPHARTGPARRALPLLGNGYGNHRNSPGLLVSPGGMNKNMQAKSPPPMNLGMNNRKPDLRVLIPPGAKNNMPSINQRINNSQSAQSLATPVVSVATPTLPGQGMGGYPSALSTSYGTEYSLSSADLSSLSGFNSGNSLHLGSMSGWQQQHLQNMQHSALSQLGNCTSTHLCQSSNLSLPSAQSLHIKSEPVSPPRDRSSSTPGGYGHQQPQIPSGRQDSGRSPVDSLSSCGSSHEGSDRDEHRNDFHSPLGLSRPPLDERESPSVKRVRLSEGWAT; encoded by the exons GTCGACGGGGAGCTGGCCGACGTCGCACGCGCCAGCTCCGTCGACGACAAGGGCAGAGACGGCGTCGAGGCTCCCAGCCTGTTCCTGCCCCCGCCGCACGCTCGCACGGGGCCGGCTCGCCGCGCTCTTCCTCTC ctaggaaaCGGCTATGGGAACCACCGCAACTCGCCcggcctgctggtctctccggGCGGCATGAACAAGAACATGCAGGCCAAGTCCCCCCCGCCCATGAACCTGGGCATGAACAACCGCAAGCCCGACCTGCGCGTGCTCATCCCCCCCGGCGCCAAGAACAACATGCCCTCCATT AACCAGAGAATAAACAACTCGCAGTCTGCCCAGTCATTGGCCACCCCCGTGGTTTCTGTAGCAACGCCCACCCTACCAGGCCAGGGCATGGGAGGTTACCCATCTGCCCTCTCCACATCCTACGGTACAG aatacTCTCTGAGCAGCGCAgacctttcctctctgtctggatTCAACAGTGGTAACTCTCTCCACCTGGGCTCCATGAGTGGCTGGCAGCAGCAACATCTCCAGAACATGCAGCACTCAGCACTCAGTCAGCTAGG AAATTGCACTAGCACTCACTTGTGTCAGAGTTCaaatctctccctgccttctgcTCAAAGCCTGCACATCAAGTCCGAACCTGTTTCTCCTCCTAGAGATCGCAGCAGCAGCACGCCGGGGGGCTACGGCCACCAGCAGCCCCAGATCCCCTCCGGCCGGCAGGACTCGGGCCGCTCCCCCGTGGACAGCCTGAGCAGCTGTGGCTCGTCCCACGAGGGCAGCGACCGCGACGAGCACCGGAACGACTTCCACTCCCCCCTGGGACTGAGCCGGCCGCCCCTGGACGAGCGCGAGAGCCCCTCGGTGAAGCGGGTGCGCCTGTCCGAGGGCTGGGCCACATGA